From one Pieris brassicae chromosome 5, ilPieBrab1.1, whole genome shotgun sequence genomic stretch:
- the LOC123709704 gene encoding mitochondrial import receptor subunit TOM22 homolog: protein MLVELPDDNEQSDSGMESLTASKDDTPERRPEDTFITPALGTSPTASNPAFLSLKEYDDEPDETLTERLWGLTEMFPDCVRSGTYTVTTKTWSGVKNIYQLSRSLMWVVASSSVILFAPVIFEVERAQVEEMQKSQQKQVLLGTNTSMTGPMPSMPPMPR, encoded by the exons ATGCTCGTGGAGTTGCCTGATGACAACGAACAAAGTGATAGCGGTATGGAATCTTTGACGGCTAGCAAAGATGATACTCCAGAACGTAGACCCGAAGATACCTTCATTACCCCTGCG TTGGGGACCTCTCCTACCGCAAGTAATCCAGCCTTTTTGTCGCTCAAAGAATATGATGAT GAACCAGATGAAACCCTTACAGAGAGATTATGGGGATTGACAGAGATGTTTCCAGATTGTGTTCGCAGTGGCACTTATACAGTAACTACAAAGACttg GTCAGGAGTAAAGAACATATATCAATTGTCTCGATCATTAATGTGGGTAGTGGCTAGTTCTTCTGTTATCTTATTTGCTCCAGTAATATTTGAAGTTGAACGGGCTCAAGTAGAGGAAATGCAAAAGTCACAACAGAAACAG GTCTTATTGGGGACTAATACATCAATGACAGGACCTATGCCAAGCATGCCTCCAATGCCTCGATAA